GGTGATCCTGTCCGGTGGCGACAACAACATCTTCACCCAGATCGGCCTGATCGTACTGGTGGGCCTGGCGTGCAAGAACGCGATCCTGATCGTCGAGTTCGCCAAGGACAAACAGGAAGAAGGCCTCGACCCGCTGGCCGCGGTACTGGAAGCCTGCCGCCTGCGCCTGCGGCCGATCCTGATGACCTCGTTCGCCTTCATCATGGGGGTGGTGCCCCTGGTGTTCTCCAGCGGCGCCGGCGCGGAAATGCGCCATGCCATGGGCGTCGCGGTGTTCTCCGGGATGCTCGGGGTGACCTTCTTCGGCCTGCTGCTGACCCCGGTGTTCTACGTCCTGATCCGCAACTATGTGGAGCGCAGCGAAGCCCGCAAAGCGACCCGTGCCCTGAAACTGGAGGCGCAGCAATGAGTTCGAAAGTCTTCCTGCCAAGCTTGCTGGTACTGGCCCTGAGTGCCTGTGCCGTGGGCCCGGACTACCAGACCCCGGCCACCGAGGCGGCGCACATCAGCGCCGCCACCGACGGCGCCGCGGGCCAGAAGAATTTCGACCGCGCGCGTTTCGAAGGCATCTGGTGGCAACAGTTCGACGATCCGGTGCTCAACCAGCTGGTGACCCGCTCCCTGCAGGGCAACCATGAGTTGCGCGTGGCCTTCGCCCGCCTGCGGGCCGCCCGGGCGATTCGCGACGACGCCAGCAACGATGCCATGCCGACCATCACCAGCCGCGCCAGCAGCGACCTGGCCAAGGGCCAGATCCCGGGCCAGACCACCCGCCGGGTCAACAGTGAGCGCTACGACCTGGGCCTGGACATGGCCTGGGAGCTGGACCTGTTCGGCCGCATCCAGCGCAACCTGGAAGCCACCGAAGCCGACCAGCAGGCCGCCGAGGCCGACCTCTACCAACTGCAGGTGACCATGATCGCCGAGCTGGTGGACGCCTACGGCCAGCTGCGCGGCGCCCAACTGCGGGAAAAGATCGCCCTGGCCAACCTGGAGAACCAGCAGGAGTCGCGCAAGATCACCGAAAGCCTGCGTGACGCCGGCGTCGGCGACCAGCTCGACGTGGTCCGCGCCGATGCGCGCCTGGCCGCGGTAGAAGCCAGCGTGCCGCAACTGCAGGCCGAACAGGTGCGCCAGCGCAACCGTATCGCCACCTTGCTTGGCGAGCGTCCGGAGCAACTGAGCGTCGACCTCAAGCCTGCGCAGTTGCCGGCGATCGCCAAGGCGTTGCCGATCGGCGATCCGGGCGAGCTGTTGCAGCGTCGTCCCGACATCCTCAGCGCCGAACGCCAGCTGGCCGCCGCCACCGCGCGGATCGGCGTGGCCAAAGCCGACCTGTTCCCACGGGTCAGCCTCAGCGGTTTCCTCGGCTTCACCGCGGGCCGCGGTTCGCAGATCGGTTCCTCGGCCGCCAATGCTTGGGCTCTGGGCCCGAGCATTACCTGGGCCGCCTTCGACCTGGGCAGCGTGCGCGCCCGCCTGCGCGGCGCCAACGCCGAGGCCGACGGCGCCCTGGCGAGCTATGAGCAACAAGTGCTGCTGGCCCTGGAAGAGTCGGAAAACGCCTTCAGCGATTACGGCAAGCGCCAGCAACGCCTGATCTCGCTGATCCGCCAGAGCGAATCGAGCCGCGCCGCCGCCGACCTGGCCGAGATCCGCTACCGCGAAGGCACCGTGGACTTCCTGGTGCTGCTCGACGCCCAGCGCGAACGCCTGGCCGCCGAAGACTCCCAGGCCCAGGCCGAGGTCGACCTGTACCGCGGCATCGTCGCCATCTACAAGGCCCTGGGCGGTGGCTGGCAGCCGGAGACCGTCGCCAGCAACTGAGGTTTCAACCGAGCTCCTTTGGTTGGCCGCAACCAACCAAATCCTTTGCCCCGTGTTCTCATTCGGTCACGGGGCTTTTTTTCATCCGCCGAAAAGCATCGCGGGCAAGTCGGATCGCCGCCCGCTCGCTCCTACAGAAGCCCGCATATCCTTGTACCTGCGATGATGTCGTGGCGGCGCCTGTATCGCGAGCAAGCTCCTACAGGTTTTGTGGCGTCTACAAAATGGATGCCCATCCACGATCCCTTTGTAGGAGCGAGGCTTGCCCGCGATGACATTCGTTCAAACACCGCAATCCATCACTTATTCCAACACCGTCACCGTCGCCGTGGTCCCGGCGCGCAAGGTGTGCTTGCCCGGGTAAGCGGGGTCGATGGCGATCCGCACCGGCACCCGCTGTGCCAGCTTGACCCAGGTGTAGCTGGGGTTGATGTTGGCCAGCAGGCGGCTGCCCTGGGTGTTTTCCCGGTCGGTAATGGCAAAGGCGATGCTCTGCACCTTGCCCTCGAAGGTCTCGCCGCTCATCAGCTGGATGCGCACCGCACTGCCCTCGCCGATCCGCGGCAACTTGGTTTCCTCGAAATAACCACTGACATAGAAGGAGTCGCTGTCCACCAGGGCCAGCAAGGCGCCGCCGGCCGTCGCGTAGTCGCCCTGGCGGGTCTGCAGGTTGGTCACATAGCCGCTGACCGGGGCCTCGACCCGGGTGCGCTGCAGGTCCAGCTCGGCCTGGGTCAGGGCCGCCTCGGCCAGGTGTACGTTGGCCTGGGCCAGGCCGAGGTTGGCCTGGTTGCGCAGCAGGTCGGCCTGGGCCACCGCCACGTCGGTGCTGGATTTCTCCCATTCCTCGCCGGAAATCGCAAAACCCTGCTTCAGGGTCCGGCGCCGCCGCTCTTCGCTCTGCCGCTGCTTGAGCAGCGCGCTGCTGGAAGTGATCGCCGCCTCGGACTGGCCGAGGCTGGCCCGCGCCACTTCCACCGATCGCCGGGCATGCTCCACCGCCAGGGCGTAGCGCGCCGGGTCAATCTCCAGCAGCAACTGGCCCTTCTCCACGTGCTGGTTGTCCTGCACCTGCAGGTTGACGATGCGCCCGGCGACATCCGCCGACAGCGTCACCACATCGGCCCGCACACGCGCATCGCGGGTCCAGGGCGCGCGGGTGTAGTGCTCCCAGGCGAACCAGCCCAGCACCAGCGCGGCCGCCACGGCCACCAGGGTGATCGATCGAGCCAGGGTGTTTTTCAGATTCATAGGCTTCCCATCAACAGAATGACCGTGGCGCAGACGGCGGCATACAGCGCCCCTTCGAACAACGCTTCGTGCCAGACGAAACGCAACACACCGAGGCGCCGCAGCCCCCAGTCGAGCAGCAGGAAAATCGGCAGGGCCAGCAGCAGGGCCTGGGCAATGGGCGGCAGGTAGACGCCGCCGACCTCGAAATCAATGGGCAAGGGCCGGATCTCCTGTTTCCGTGGGTTGCAGCATGGGGTGGTAGCGCTCCAGAAAGGCAGCGACGATCAACAGCGAGACGCGCATGCGAAACAGCGACCACAGCTGTTCACGGGCCTGGGCCTGGTCGTCAGCCTGCAGGGTGTCCAGGTGCTCCCCCAGTTCGCGCAGCCGCGCCAGCAGGTCGCCGACTTGAAGAGCGCCGCGCCCCGCCACATAGCGGCCGATCCGGCGCAACAGCTGTTGCAGGTCGGCGTTGCCGGCGCTGCTCAGCCAGGGGTTGTCCTGGCTCTGCTGGCGCAGCTGGTGCATCGCCACGCCCAGGGTCATGCAGGCCAGGCTGGTTTCGAAACGCTCGCTGGAGGCCCGGTCCCCGGCCACGGCGGGCAACAGCCCGAGCATCTGGGTCAGGCGGTCGACCATGCGGCTCTCGAAGACGAACTGTTGCTCGTCGCCGGCCGGGGTTTTCTGCAAGGCGTAGACCTGCTCGCGGGTGTCGCGGAACAAGCGGCGGATACGCAATACCGGGTTGAACGGAAAAATGAAGGCATACACCAGCAACGACAACACCCCGCCACTGACATAAGCCCCGGCGAACTCGAACCATTGGGCGGCGCTGTTCTGCCAGGCCCCGATGTTCTGCGGGCCGATCATCAGCAGGCTCGACAGGCCCAGCCCCATGGCGATCCCGGCGGTCAGCGGGCTGGCCAGGCCGACCGCCACCGTGTACAGCAGCGGCACCAGCAACAGCGCCAGCCACTCGAAATCGCCGATTAGCGGCACCAGGCCGAACACATAGACCGCCGAGATCAGCAGCGCCAGGGCCTGGCCGCGCATATAGCTCTGGGCGGCCAGCAGGGGCCGCGGGAAGGTCGCCATCAGCGAACAGAGAATGCCCACCAGGACGATGCTCGAACGCGCCCCGTCCCAGGCGGTTTCGATCCAGATCAGCCCGGCGACCATCAGCGCGGTAAAGGCCCGCAGGCCGTTCATCGCCGCCAGCGGCCAGTCCAGGTGCAGCGGGTTGGCCCGGCCCTGGCGGTACAGGCAGCTGGCTTGGCGGCCGTCCTGGATGGCGTCGCTGAACTCGAGGATGTCTTCGAGTTGCTTGAGCATCCGCGCCTGCTCCCAGCGCAACGCCCAGGCCAGGGAGCGCAGGGTCGCGGGCAAGGCCTCGGCCGAACGCTCGGCGCGCCGCGCCTGCTCGTCGAAGCGCTGCTGCAACTGGCCGAACTGTTGCCGCGATTCGGCGGGCAAGGCCCGTCCGTGCAACGCCAGTTCGTCGAGGAACGTCAGCTCGTCGGCGCGCAGTCGCTGGATTTCTTCCGGCAGCTCGCCGACCCAGCGCGCGCGCAACAGTTCGCGCTGGTGGCGCAGCACGGTCAGGCGCGAGGTCAGCAGCACCAGCTGGTTGCCCAGCAGTTGCACCAGGCCGTCGGCGCTGCGCAGGCGCGGCGCGTCGAAATACAGGTGCCGGCGCAAGCCTTCCAGGGCGCTGATCTCACCCAGCAGCTGCATCTGCCGCTTGTGGAAATCGGCCTCGCTCTCCTCGGTGCGGATCGCCGCCGCGGCGTGGGTGGCGAGCAGCTTGAGCACCTGGTCGATCTTGGCGAAGTAGCCGGCGGCCACGGCTTCGGGGCGCGCCGTCAGCAGGCTGACCACGCAGACGCAGGCCACCGCCAGCAGGGTCTCGGTCACCCGGGTGATGGCCAGCATCAGGGTGTTGCCCTGGTCCGGAATCGCCAGCATGGCCACCACCACCGCGGTGTAGCCGCTGAGCACGAACGCCTGGGAACTGGTGTAGCGCAACAGCGTGCCGCCGGCGGTGCACAGCGCCAGCCAGAGGCCGAGGGTGACCAGGAACGGCAGCGGCGCCTGGGGAAAGATCGCCATGATCAGCACCGCCACCGCGGCCCCCAGCGTAGTGCCCAGCACCTGGCCGAAGCTGCGGGCCAGGGCCATGCCGGCCAGCGGCTGGCTGACGATGATCACCGCCATCAGCGACCATTTGGGCTGGTCGAGGTCGAAGACGAACGCCAGGTAGAGGGTCAGCAGGCCCGCGGCGATGGTGCGCAAGGCAAACCGCAACACTGCGGCCCCCGGGTGAAACACCACCCGAAAGTAATTGATCAGTGGCTGCATGGGTATTTTCTGGACAAGGGCACACCTGGGGCTAGCGTGGTCGGTCGCGATCCGGGAAAGCTTATCGTCCCCAGCTCCCCGGGAGGAAGAGGATCTTGCCCTGACCTTCATCGATCGCTTCAATCAGCTCGTCGACGAGAGTGATTGGACAACCCGGCGCCGGGCTTCTAGCCTTGCCCCCGCCGCGCAAGCCCTGAGTCGTGCCCCTCGATGATCATCCGCTCCAAGCCGAACCTGATCGGCATCCTGTTTTCCCTCAAGGGCTCGATTGCCCGGCGCATCGCCTGGCGCTGCCTGTTGCTGACCCTGCTGGCCTCGGCGATCGTGCTGGTGGAAACCTGGCAACCGGCCTATTTCTCCAAGGTCAATGCCACGCCCTTCACCCTGCTCGGGCTGTCGCTGTCGATCTTCATGAGCTTTCGCAACAACGCCTGCTACGACCGCTGGTGGGAAGGCCGCAAGCAACTGGGGCAGATGATCGTCGAGGTACGCTCGCTGATTCGCGAAACCCAGGTCATCCGGGACTCTGCCGAGCGCGCCGGCCTGCTGCGCGAACTCTGCGGCTTCGCCCACGGCCTGGTCGCGCGCCTGCGCCATGAGGACGAAGCCGATGCCGCCCAGCCCTGGGTCGGCCAGGCCATCGAGCGCCAGCACCCGAACATTCCCGACAGCCTGTTGCAGGGCCTGGGCCGCCGCTGCTCGGCGCTGGCCGAACAGGGGCTGATCAGCGACTGGCGCTACACCCAGCTGGAAACCCGCCTGGTCAGCCTGAGCCAGGTCCAGGCCGGCTGCGAGCGGATCAAGCACACGCCGCTGCCCTACCCCTATACCCTGCTGCTGCACCGCACCATCTATCTGTTCTGCCTGCTCCTGCCGTTCGCCATGGCCGAACCGCTGGGCTGGCTGACGCCGGTGTTCACCGCCATCGTCAGCTACACCTTTCTCGGCCTGGACGAAATCGGCAACGACCTCGAAGACCCGTTCGGCTTCGACGACAACGACTTGCCGTGCAACGCCATCCTGCGCACCCTGGAGCGCGAGGTGCTGGCGGCCCTTGGCGAGCGCGAACTGCCGCCGGCCCTGGAACCGGTCGACTACGTGCTGACCTGAGGCGCTGGACGAAAGGCTCGTGGCAGAGCCGTCCCCGGCAACCATGAGCGGCCAGCGGGTTTGACTCCGCGGGAAACCTGACCGAAGCTTGCGCCTTCGTAAAGTCACCCCTGCCATGGATGCCTGCATGACCAAGCCCCGCCGCACCCTGCTGATCAGCCTGCTCGCCGTCGTGGTCCTGGGCCTGGCCTGGCAGTGGCTGCGCCCCACGCCCGTGGTGGTGCCGGACGCGATCAAGCATGGCTACGGCAAGGCCCTGGAACAGGCGCGCAACGGCCAGCCGGGGGCCGCGCGGGTGCTGTATCAACAGCTGGCGCGGCCCGACCTGTCGGACAGCCGGCGCATCCGCCTGCTCGCCGAGCTGCCCAATTACCCCAGCCCGCAGGCGCTGAAACTGCTCGACGCCGACCTGCACCATGCCTCGGCCGAAGTCCGCCAGGCGGCTATCCAGAGCGTGCTGGGCCTGGTCCCGGCGGGCCAGCGCAGCCTGCTGATCGGCCCGTTGCTGGACGACGAGGAACAACCCGTGCGCTTCGCCGCCGTCACCGCCCTGCTCGGCCTGTCGCCGGACGAACAGGGCCTGTATTTCGGCCCGTTGCAGCAAGTGATCGACGAATACACCCAGGTGCTCAAGACCCAGCCGGAGAATGTCGAGGCGCAATACCAGCTGGCGCGCCTGTATCTGCACAACGCCAACCTGGCCAAGGCCCAGCAGACCCTGGAACAGGCCCTGCGCCTGCAACCGGACAACCTGCAGGCGGTGATCCTGCAACTGGAAGTCCTCGACCGCCAGGGCCAGAGCGAGGCGGCGCGCCAGTTGCTGGCCAAGCAGCTGCAGGCGCAACAGGATTCCGCCTACCTGCAGCACGCCCTGGGCATGTGGCTGCTGCACCACGACCAGGGCGAGTTCGCCCTGCTCGGCCTGTCCCGCGCCGTCGAGCTCGAGCCGAACAACGCCGACTACCGCTACGACCTGGCCACCACCCTGCACAGCGAAGAAGAGCTGGAGGCGGCGCAGAAACAGCTCGAGGAAATCGTCCAGCGCCAACCTGCCAACCGCAAGGCGCGGGTGTTGCTGATCAGTTACTGGAAGGAAAGCGGCCAGTTGCAGAACGTGCAGATCCTCCTGGCCCAGCTGGAACAACAGAACCCCGACGACCCGGCCCTGCAGCAGGGCCTGTAACTGCGACAGGAATCGCCCCCCCCCTCCAGCCCTGTAGCCGCTGCCGAGCCCCCGGCGAGGCTGCGGTCGCCTGCGCAGCAGGCGCAAACCCAGGCGGCGCATTCCCCCTGCCCCACCGCGGAGCCAGGCCTGGCGGCAACTGCGTTGCCGATCGCAGCCTCGCTTACGCTCGACAGCGGCTACAGGAATCGCGGCGTGCCTCGGTTTGTCGCCCACCCCAAAACCCGATAATCGCGGCGCACCTCGGTTTTTCCCCCAACCCAAAACTTGTAGCCGCTGCCGAGCCCCCGGCGAGGCTGCGATCGCCTGCACAGCAGGCGCAAACCCAGGCGGCGCATTCCCCCTGACCCACCGCGGAGCCAGGCCTGGCGGCAACTGCGTTGCCGATCGCAGCCTCGCTTACGCTCGACAGCGGCTACAGGAATCGCGGCGTGCCTCGATTTGTCGCCCCCCAAAACCCGATAATCGCGGCGCACCTCGGTTTTTCCCCCAACCCAAAACCTGTAGCCGCTGCCGAGCCCCGGCGAGGCTGCGATCGCCTGCGCAGCAGGCGCAAACCCAGGCGGCTCATTCCACCTGACCCACCACGGAGTCAGGTTCGGCAGCGGTTAAGGCGCGGGTGGCGGCTGGGGTCAGGCGAGCAGTTGCTGGATCTGCTCTTGGAGGCTGTTGAGGTCGAAGGGTTTGGCCAGGATCGGTGCGCTCCGGGCAATGGGGCTGCCGGACTCGAGAATCTCGGTGGGATAGCCGCTGATGAAGATCACCTTGAGGTCCGGGCGCAGCTTGACCGCCGGCTCGGCGATCATCACCCCGGTGATCCCGCCCGGCAGCCGGTAGTCGGTGATCATCACATCCAGGTGCGGCTTGCTGGCGAGGATCTCGAACGCCTGTTCGCCGTTTTCCGCCTGCAGCACCCGGTAGCCCAGGCCCGACAGATAGTCGGCGAGCAACATCAGAATCACCGGTTCATCTTCGACGATCAGTACGACGTCTTGTGCATCTTCACTCATGAGAAGCCTTTGTTCGGTCAATAGCTGCTGATACGACCATCCGGTCGTCCAGAAGGTTGCGTGGGTGCCGGTGTTTTCCTACAACGGCAGACAAACGCGAAACAGGGCGCCTTCGCCGATCCTGCTGTGGACTTCGATGCTGCCGCCATGGGCCGTGACGATCTGCTCGGAAATGAACAACCCCAGGCCCAGCCCCGCCACCGCATGGTTGGCGGAGACGCGTTCGAACTGCTGGAAAATGCGCGCCTGGTTCTCCTCGCTGATGCCGATCCCGTGATCGCGCACCTCGACCCGCGCCTGCCCCTCGGCGCGGTAGACCCGCACCTCGATCGGGCTCTTGGCGCCATAGCGCAAGGCATTGGTCAGCAGATTGGAAATCACCTGTTCGATGCGAAACTCGTCCCACTCGCCCACGACCTCTTCTTCGGCCTCCAGGCTGAGCGATGACTCGGCGGCCTCGACCTGGGGCGCGAAATTCTCCAGCAGGCCGCGCACCAGTTGCGCCAGGTCCACCCGGCTCGGCCGGATCGACAGCTTGCCGGTACGGATCCGCGAAATGTCCAGCATGTCCTCGATCAGGCGGATCAGGCTTTTGATCTGGCGCTCGTCGCGGTCGACCATGGCGTGCATCTTGTCCAGGGTGAACGCCGCGGCGTTGTCGCGGGCCAGGTGCATCTTGCGCAGCTGGGTTTCCAGGATCAGCCCGTTCAGCGGCGTGCGCACTTCATGGGCGACGATCGACATGAAGTCGTCGCGCATGCGCACCGCCTGCTCCAGCTCGTTCTGGGTAGCCTGGAGCTTC
This portion of the Pseudomonas sp. MRSN 12121 genome encodes:
- a CDS encoding FUSC family protein; its protein translation is MQPLINYFRVVFHPGAAVLRFALRTIAAGLLTLYLAFVFDLDQPKWSLMAVIIVSQPLAGMALARSFGQVLGTTLGAAVAVLIMAIFPQAPLPFLVTLGLWLALCTAGGTLLRYTSSQAFVLSGYTAVVVAMLAIPDQGNTLMLAITRVTETLLAVACVCVVSLLTARPEAVAAGYFAKIDQVLKLLATHAAAAIRTEESEADFHKRQMQLLGEISALEGLRRHLYFDAPRLRSADGLVQLLGNQLVLLTSRLTVLRHQRELLRARWVGELPEEIQRLRADELTFLDELALHGRALPAESRQQFGQLQQRFDEQARRAERSAEALPATLRSLAWALRWEQARMLKQLEDILEFSDAIQDGRQASCLYRQGRANPLHLDWPLAAMNGLRAFTALMVAGLIWIETAWDGARSSIVLVGILCSLMATFPRPLLAAQSYMRGQALALLISAVYVFGLVPLIGDFEWLALLLVPLLYTVAVGLASPLTAGIAMGLGLSSLLMIGPQNIGAWQNSAAQWFEFAGAYVSGGVLSLLVYAFIFPFNPVLRIRRLFRDTREQVYALQKTPAGDEQQFVFESRMVDRLTQMLGLLPAVAGDRASSERFETSLACMTLGVAMHQLRQQSQDNPWLSSAGNADLQQLLRRIGRYVAGRGALQVGDLLARLRELGEHLDTLQADDQAQAREQLWSLFRMRVSLLIVAAFLERYHPMLQPTETGDPALAH
- a CDS encoding hybrid sensor histidine kinase/response regulator; the protein is MLSHIQAKLLIVDDLPENLLALEALIKREDRQVYKALSADEALSLLLQHEFAMAILDVQMPGMNGFELAELMRGTEKTKNIPIVFVSAAGRELDYAFKGYESGAVDFLHKPLDIHAVKSKVNVFVDLYRHSKAMKQQVEALEQSRREQEALLQKLQATQNELEQAVRMRDDFMSIVAHEVRTPLNGLILETQLRKMHLARDNAAAFTLDKMHAMVDRDERQIKSLIRLIEDMLDISRIRTGKLSIRPSRVDLAQLVRGLLENFAPQVEAAESSLSLEAEEEVVGEWDEFRIEQVISNLLTNALRYGAKSPIEVRVYRAEGQARVEVRDHGIGISEENQARIFQQFERVSANHAVAGLGLGLFISEQIVTAHGGSIEVHSRIGEGALFRVCLPL
- a CDS encoding bestrophin family protein produces the protein MIIRSKPNLIGILFSLKGSIARRIAWRCLLLTLLASAIVLVETWQPAYFSKVNATPFTLLGLSLSIFMSFRNNACYDRWWEGRKQLGQMIVEVRSLIRETQVIRDSAERAGLLRELCGFAHGLVARLRHEDEADAAQPWVGQAIERQHPNIPDSLLQGLGRRCSALAEQGLISDWRYTQLETRLVSLSQVQAGCERIKHTPLPYPYTLLLHRTIYLFCLLLPFAMAEPLGWLTPVFTAIVSYTFLGLDEIGNDLEDPFGFDDNDLPCNAILRTLEREVLAALGERELPPALEPVDYVLT
- a CDS encoding efflux transporter outer membrane subunit, giving the protein MSSKVFLPSLLVLALSACAVGPDYQTPATEAAHISAATDGAAGQKNFDRARFEGIWWQQFDDPVLNQLVTRSLQGNHELRVAFARLRAARAIRDDASNDAMPTITSRASSDLAKGQIPGQTTRRVNSERYDLGLDMAWELDLFGRIQRNLEATEADQQAAEADLYQLQVTMIAELVDAYGQLRGAQLREKIALANLENQQESRKITESLRDAGVGDQLDVVRADARLAAVEASVPQLQAEQVRQRNRIATLLGERPEQLSVDLKPAQLPAIAKALPIGDPGELLQRRPDILSAERQLAAATARIGVAKADLFPRVSLSGFLGFTAGRGSQIGSSAANAWALGPSITWAAFDLGSVRARLRGANAEADGALASYEQQVLLALEESENAFSDYGKRQQRLISLIRQSESSRAAADLAEIRYREGTVDFLVLLDAQRERLAAEDSQAQAEVDLYRGIVAIYKALGGGWQPETVASN
- a CDS encoding response regulator, with product MSEDAQDVVLIVEDEPVILMLLADYLSGLGYRVLQAENGEQAFEILASKPHLDVMITDYRLPGGITGVMIAEPAVKLRPDLKVIFISGYPTEILESGSPIARSAPILAKPFDLNSLQEQIQQLLA
- a CDS encoding tetratricopeptide repeat protein, which codes for MTKPRRTLLISLLAVVVLGLAWQWLRPTPVVVPDAIKHGYGKALEQARNGQPGAARVLYQQLARPDLSDSRRIRLLAELPNYPSPQALKLLDADLHHASAEVRQAAIQSVLGLVPAGQRSLLIGPLLDDEEQPVRFAAVTALLGLSPDEQGLYFGPLQQVIDEYTQVLKTQPENVEAQYQLARLYLHNANLAKAQQTLEQALRLQPDNLQAVILQLEVLDRQGQSEAARQLLAKQLQAQQDSAYLQHALGMWLLHHDQGEFALLGLSRAVELEPNNADYRYDLATTLHSEEELEAAQKQLEEIVQRQPANRKARVLLISYWKESGQLQNVQILLAQLEQQNPDDPALQQGL
- a CDS encoding DUF1656 domain-containing protein produces the protein MPIDFEVGGVYLPPIAQALLLALPIFLLLDWGLRRLGVLRFVWHEALFEGALYAAVCATVILLMGSL
- a CDS encoding HlyD family secretion protein, encoding MNLKNTLARSITLVAVAAALVLGWFAWEHYTRAPWTRDARVRADVVTLSADVAGRIVNLQVQDNQHVEKGQLLLEIDPARYALAVEHARRSVEVARASLGQSEAAITSSSALLKQRQSEERRRRTLKQGFAISGEEWEKSSTDVAVAQADLLRNQANLGLAQANVHLAEAALTQAELDLQRTRVEAPVSGYVTNLQTRQGDYATAGGALLALVDSDSFYVSGYFEETKLPRIGEGSAVRIQLMSGETFEGKVQSIAFAITDRENTQGSRLLANINPSYTWVKLAQRVPVRIAIDPAYPGKHTLRAGTTATVTVLE